A stretch of DNA from Lycium ferocissimum isolate CSIRO_LF1 chromosome 4, AGI_CSIRO_Lferr_CH_V1, whole genome shotgun sequence:
GACACGtaatatataattattaaaaaaatcatactTAAGCATAGGACAGATCTGAGTCTCAATtgtctctttttaaaaaacagaaaaacaaaaaacaagttacaaaaaattctaaaaatatttaaaaaataattacaaaaaacaaaaaaacaaaattaaaataaataagaggTTTGTTATTAGGCCTCTTTTGTTAGCACTTAGGCCATTAAGTGAATTTGTTTCATTAAGATCTAAACACTTGTTTGGTCTGAATATATTTTAATCATTAAGATTTTGAACAAAGTCTTATATCATTATGAGGTATTTttgtttggataatttttcGTATCACTCCATCCGTAACCACTAGCTTTACCCCCACCCACCTGCCCCGCCTCCTCTCCAACCCTCACCCAACCACCACTAACCACATATGTCATCACAACCACCACCATTATCCACTACCCCCAACCCTCATGCCACCACCACTAACCACCTCTGCTAttacaaccaccaccaccatcgcCTTCCAACCCCCACCTACCTACTTTTTACCCCCACTCCACTAGCCTCACCCACCCACCCTCACTCCACCACCACTGATCACGTCTGACATCACAACCACCACAACCACACCATTATGATCGTCACCAACAACCAACCACCTCTGCCACCGGGAATCATCACAGTTGACAACAATTATTGTCAGTCGCTACACCTGCCATCTCAATCATTATaattataccaacaaccaaccccGTCGTCGCTACCACCAACGTTGTCGCCGCAGCTGCCCCCGCAACTATCAACCACTACCACCACTACAGTCAATCCTTACTACCAAACACCTCTACCATCATAACTAGCACCACCAACTACCACTAACACCATCGTCAACCACCACACAGTCTTTAGCCACCAATACCAACACTGTCAACTACTAACATCAACCAACTCCATTACTACCAAACACCACCATAACGTCAGTCACTATAACACCAATCACCTCCACCATGACAACTATCACCACTACCACCACTACAAAGCTCTCCACAATCACTAgcgaacataaatgtttcatttttttctcaaataataattttacttatttggtttgtatttatttttaaatatttaggtatttttttatttgaattatatatttattatgcttaaataaatacattatgcacattcagatgttgaaaaacaagtagtcttaatcattcagtatttagatctagagacaacatcttaatcattcaaatGTGTATTTAGATTTAAatgtcttaatcttaatgaaaacaaacgAGTCCTTACCAAGAATGTCGATAACGTCATggacaaaaaaggaaataaatataaaCTAGAGGGTTAAATATGTCCAtttgtacatacatacatacaaccgAAACAGCTGTGACCACATATATAAATTTTGGATTCACATAATCCCCTCTTTGCAATCATCgcctcttcttctcctcctctaAGATAACATAACCGAAACGCCATTCACAAATCtcaatctcttcttcttctaatttatcttctctcttttctcgtttccccaaattctcgattttttttttccttaggTTTTCTTGTTTCGTGTTGAGTTAAGTTATCTAGGGTTTGATAATAATGGCGCCGCCGGTAGAAACTCCGTCTAACAATCTATGGGTAGGTAACCTTGCACCGGACGTCACCGATGCAGATCTGACGTCACTTTTCCAGAAATACGGTCCGATTGATAGCGTAACATCATATTCGTCTCGCGGTTTCggttttctgtatttcaaaaatatgAATGATGCTAAGGAGGCTAAAGATGCGCTTCAAGGATCCTTCTTTCATGGAAACGCCCTTAGGATCGAATTCGCAAAGCCGGTTTGTGTTTTTGTTAACCTGTTTTTGATTCGGATCCATTTTTCTTGTTTATTCCTCcattatttgttcatttttctTAGTGAAGTTGTTCCACCTTGTCTTTTCCTTTTCCGAGCActcaaaattaatttaaaacattaaaaaacaaaaaccagCCAAACGAGATCCACGAGAAATGGAGTATTCTCCGTACCAATTTATGTGTTACCTTTCGGATCTCGAGACTCAAATTAGTCTTTCTTtgataataattttttcatatatcttaaattatcaattattgtgacttacATTCTTTTACATAGTTtgtaaatatacaaattttatttcaaaaatgttAAAAGTTTCATACCTGAATTCACGATCAAAATTAACGCTCGAAGTTGGAATGGTGCCGTATAAATTGAGAGAAAGGGATTAGGTGCTTAGGTAATAGAAAAAAGATATAAATAAACGAAATAAAGTAGGAAGAAAAGAATCACAGTTTTTTCCTTCTTACCTGTTAGTAAATGAAAGAACAAAATTTAGAGAAATGTGCGGATTTTGATGGAATGCGATGAACAAAGAGAGAAGCAATGTATCAAAAATACGTGCTAATTATCGTTTCGATAAATCTGAAAATCTAAATTTTGCAACATCTATGCGTCTCGTATTCAATTCCTTCCCCCGACTATTGGCCGATCtatttgttgaagaaacataatCAGATACGAAATGTGATTGTTATATTAAACTTGTTAATTGAACAAAATCAGATTAATTGATAAGACAATTAGCTTTTCTCGAGATTGTAGATAAGTAGTTGCACAGATTAAAGCGCTTGATTGGTTTTGTACTAAGAGCCCGtatggcttagcttataagttgctgataagttattttcagcttttttgagtgtttggctggccagttgataagtcattttgtgctcaaaataagctcaaaaaaataagttggggctCTAATTTACAAATTTTGTTCTTAGCTTTACGTCCTTAGTTTTTATAAGAGATATTCATTTACCCATAAGAGATTTGAAAATGACTCACTCATTTCCTCAGgttttaaagggtaaaatgcTGAAATTTAGACTTCACAACGtgctcaacaacaacaaaatttgGGATCCTTGTGCGGATTTTATATTTAGAGCtcgtttggatgggcttataacTTATGGCTTAACTTATCTTTGTTATTTCGGCTTAAAAATATGTGTTTAAAAACACTTTTATCTTATCCAAACACTCCAAAAGTGCCTCAAAACTATTTTGTCGTAAAAGCACCTAAAATGATTCTAATCTAAACAGGCTCTTAAGATCCAATATGTAGAAAACATGGTCAGATATATAATCATCATTAAGATAaccaaaaagaataaatcaattcTGGAAGAGCATATTTGTATCGGTATCGACTGCTTCAAGCATCCCAGACCACGAGCACGATCTGCAAAAAATAGGCGCTATTTGTTTTTAAGATATGTATGCGTTAATGCGGATTTTGGAGAACCGCTATCCAATTAAAAAAACCCCGACAGATGTGCTACCGTCATAAATAAAAAACAATTGCAACGTGAATTTCACCCACTCTTAACTGCCTCCATCTTATAGATTCCGTTAGATTCTTATATCCATTCTAAATCATGGAGACTTACTTTGAGTCCAAATCCTTTGTCAAGTGTTCAAACTTCTAAAGGACGTTGAAATCAGCTTGTAGGTGTAGTTGtacaacaaaagctaattttAGTTGAAGAGTAGTATAGGCGTATGGGCATCTAAAAACTCAAATTGCCTATAATTTTTTATACGGTTTTACTCTAGCAAACATTGATCACTTGTTAAAAGTATAGTAAATGGATGTACAACCTTTTAGAAACGAATGTTTTCTCTCTGCAAGTAATATCTATATGTAAATATAGTCCAATACAAGTTGGTATAGACAAAGTTTCACTTATCAATGCAATGAATGTAACGTCTATAACCCCCACCgtaaaaaaaagagagaacaaTATGCAGTGAATGTTTAGGCATTATTTGTAAACCTATGAAAATAATGACTTGTATAAGCATTCCTGGAAATGAAGTTTAGGAGATTCTTTACACATTGCAAAAGTATAACCAAGAATTCAttatattttctgaaaatggcCCTGATTTGTCACCTATTTAGAGATACTTGCTACTGAATAGAAGAGAACCAGTCCTTCCATAAAAATAGGCAGCTGAAGCAAAGTTAAGATATGCTATTTAGTAATAAACGTGTCTGGgataaaacaaatttttttcatatatagtgACTCCCTGCATTTACTTATGTGATATAAAAGGGGTGTGAAGTTTGGATGTAGAGGGTGTCTAGTGATACAAATTTTACAGTTCTAATAGCTAAAAGGTCTAGCTGGATATTCAAAAAGGAGGTTATGAACTTTACCAAGAGCTGATAGTTGCTAAGGAAATGGGAAAAATGAACATCCTAGCACCAAAAATGGAACTTCTCAACTACAACTTTTGTTGGATTACATGCACTTCTGGTGACTATAGAGCTCGCTCTCTCTTCAAATCAATGATATGTTTATCCCTCACAGGAGGCTATATCTTTTTCTAGTTATGATAAATTTGGCAGGAATCTCCACGTATTTCCTAATCTCCTTGCATACTAAATGCATGCCACTTCAGAGGTAGTTGGTTCCTTTGGGATCCTTAAGTGATCTGCTTATTAATTGGATTGGTTGGTAAAAGATGCATGCGTATATGGATAGTTTGGGAAGGAGTCAAACTGAACTATAGACGTCATGGAAACGATATCTACTTGGAACAGACAAAGAACACGTCCATACATATAACTACGGTTCACCAGCTATACCCCTTAAAATGGTGTTTCCCTAATTTGTCTTGTTCGCAACTTTCATCTCACATCTGTACATTATCACGAGGATGGAGggctattttcatgatttattatAGATTACTTGtgggaaaataaaatattcaaatatatTGTTCCTAAGCTTGACTGTTTCCTCCTTATATTGACCTCAATGTATTAGAACTGgttaaccacatacaatcatGTCAACTATCTGGGCGCGAGGTACTTAGCCTCACATGGACTGTCTAGTAGTACTTCAATGTCACTCAACTTAGAATTCATCTGTTTGTTGGGATTGTGATTTTGGCCATTATATATTGCATTGAAGTGTTTTGGGATAATTAGCGAATGTTACAAACTATTATGCGAATGCTAAATTAACTTGGAGATTTCTGTGAAGCTCCCTTGTACTTAATCTTGATCGTCATTTTTGGTGGTAAATTGTGCACTGTGTGTTTTGTGTGCGTCTGGAGTTTCTGTAACACTAAGCCTTATGGTTTAATAATTGTTGTGTGTTGTATGTACGTGGAGTTCCGTTACTGCTATGGGTACCTCAACTCTTATCACTTAATGACTGAATATAATGACTGAATACATTTATCATTTTGTTATAGTTGTCAAAGTGCTGGTTTATTTGCCCGGCATGATTCTTCTTACATACACTAGATTACTTGTCTGTTACTTGTTCTGCTGTGGTTCTCATTGTCCATTGCACTGTGTCAGGCAGTTGGTCTAACAACAGTTATGCTGTCTGGTTTGCAGGCAAAGCCGTGCAAAAGTTTGTGGGtagctgggattggcaagtcTGTGTCAAAAGAAGAATTAGAAGACCAATTCAAGGGATTTGGtaaaattcaagaatttaagTTCATCAGGGATCGCAACACCGCATACGTTGATTTTGCTAGACTAGAAGACGCAGCAGAAGCGCTGAAGCACATGAACGGAAGAAAATTCAGTGGTGAACAGATTCGTGTGGATTATCTCAGGTCACAACCTACGAGAAGAGTAAGTTGTTTTCTCTACAGCAAGGTTTACTCTTACTGTAGAGATTTGATTCATTTCTGGAGTGCTACATTTTGTAGAGGGaaaaatatgttatgatatggaaGTAGATGCATGTCAACCTTAAGAATGTTGGTTTTAGCTTTGGTAAATGAGGTTTGGTGTCTATACGGAATTTCTTTTGCACGACAGTGACCTTGCTGGTGTAAGGCATATAGAATCTAATCTGTAAGTTGTAAGAATCAGAGACTGACTTGAAGAGGAAAGTATATTCTTAGTGTTTGGTGAAGCCAAGGTGTGGTAAACTCTGTGAATGTAAGCTTAGCAAAGCATAGTAGGTCCAACGTTTGAATAAATGAGGAGGGTCATGGTAGATTGACAACAAGCTAAGAATAATCTAATTTTGATGAAGTTTATGAATACCGAGTTCTATGGGCTTGCCTACATAGCATGGCATTCCTGAATAGATTGAAATggatttataagttgaaaaaaaaGGATGTAAAAGACACATATATCCAGAACCAACGAGTTTGGGTTGAAgcatagttgattgattgatcgTTTCTTGCTAGCACAACTTTTGGGATCACCCTGTAATCTTCTGGTTGATTTGTGGATATTTATCTTGCATGCTTCCATTTAATATGATGCTATCTTAAATCTTTCAGGAGCAAGGACCAGAGTTTCGGGAAATGAGGGATGGACAGTATCCCAACAGGAGCATTGGCCATCCTGACTCTCGGCTTATTCCCCAAGATTTTGTCAGGAGCTACTCTGATCCTATGCATGCTGGCTTCAAGAGGCAACATGTAATGCTCCTTTGTCTTTGAAagatttccaatttttttctttcaagtcATTTGGTAAAACGGATTATAGTACATGGATTATTATGTGGTGAATCCTAATATATGATCTTTCATGTggtaaataataaaaatgattttttatgtggtgaataataatatagaatTTGTTGTGTGGTGATAAAGATGTAAGATTTGTTATGTGGTGAATGTTAATGTAGGATTGTTATATGGTGTGAGTCGATGAATAATAATTTAGGGATTGTTACGTAGAGATTGCCTAGTTCAAGGGCATTTCTGTCACTAGATACGTTTATCCAGGTATTTATGCATAATCCTATCCCTTTCTATCCTGCATAATATAATACATAGATTTTGGCACAAGTTATTTCCTTACGAGTAATGTAAGTTTAATACTACAAACCAAAGGCTGCATGAGTTGGAGTTTTATGCCGAAACCAAAAGTTGTATAGGTTATGGAGAGAATACATTAGTAATGCAGAGTTTTATGTTGCAAACTACCTTGTATTAGTTACATGGAATTTTATGATGGGATTAACTTCCCTTATGTGGCCAAACAAACAACCTGTTGATATTTTTGCATGATTGCATCCATGGACAAAGGTTGGGTGGTGTGTGCCATTTGCTGAAGCCAGTGGTTAGTAGAGAaatatcattatggaactaGGTGGTTAGCCAGTGGTTATGATTAGTAGAGATACGCCATTTGGAAAATTAGGTGGTTAACACAGTTCTATGTTAACAAAAGATCTTTTGAAGGAAGAAGGGATCCCATTGCATGTGTTAAATATAGATGTATTCAGAACTCAGAATTTAGTTTTCTGGTTGTTAGAAAAGTTTATACCTAGTGTGCTAGAAACACTGGATATGTTTGAGTCTTTTGTTGTGTAGGATTGTAATCTGTCCTACTTTTGTACTGTTTGATACCTATTTTGTACCTATGCTAATAAAATTAccttaccttatcaaaaaacaaaagaagaaagaaggaaaattagGTTGTTAACATGGTTCTATTGTTTGAATGAACTATGCATATTTGTTAGTCCTAATGTTCACTTGATCTTCTTCTTTTGCGCAGCCATTTCAGTTGCCAGCGGGACAAAGAGTAGATGGACAACCCAGTAAAGTTTTGTGTATAAGTTATCCTCCCTCTGTCCATGTTGATGAAGACATGCTACACAATGCTATGATTTTGTTTGGTGAGATTGATGGAATAAAAACATTTTATGATAGGAATTGCTCATTGGTTGAATTTAGAAGCGTGGAGGAAGCCCAGCGTGCTAAAGAGGGCTTGCAGGGCAAGCTTTTCAATGATCCCAGAATCACAATTGAATATTCAAGCAGTGGTCCTGCACCTGGCAGAGATTTCTTGGAGTATCAGCCTTCAATTATGGGCCCAGCACCTGACTTTTACCCCAATGAAAATCCATTCCAACCGGCACAGATGGGCATGTTTGGCCATAATCAGCCTATGTTGGCTTCTGGACGTTTGCCACCTTATGGCAATCATGGTCCTGATGTCCCAGCTAGGCCTCTGGGTATGCAAGGCAGGTTTGACCCGGTCATTTCAGGCCCAGAACTTTCTGATTTGCCACTGCCCCATAAGTTGCGGGATGCAAGCCCTCATGATATGATGAGGGGTCCAAACTGGAAGCAGGCATCTCCAACACCGGGAATGCTTTCTTCTCCATCTAGTAGATCTGCCCTACCTGGCTGGGATGCATTAGATTCTAGCCAACTTCCAAGAGAAACAAAAAGATCAAGGATTGAAGGGGCTTATGATAGTCCATTTGGTAACAATGTTCCATCAGGTCCTGTAACAGTTGGTACTCTAGATGCAAGATCTACTCCCGCACAGGGCCATTCAGGACATGGCTATGTATGGCGTGGAGTTATCGCCAAGGGTGGAACACCTGTGTGTCACGCTCGCTGTGTTCCTATTGGGGAAAGCATAGAATCTGAGATGTAAGTATAGTTTTGTTTCTTACGTCGTTGTTTTGTTTCTTATGTTGTTGCTTCTTGATGGAAAGATCAGTTTTTGAATTGCCTCTATGATAGATTTAACGTTGTTTCCAGATTTCTCAGCTTGTTGTGGTCAGTCAGTTATCATCTTTCTGAGTTTGTTTTCAACTGGTctgtagagagagagagagagagagagagggggggggaGGTTGTTGTCCACAGAATTCATTATGAAACTCATTCCTAAATTCTGTCAAGAAAGGCTGTTAGCACAGGCATATGTATGATCCTTCTTTGGCTGATTGAAATTCCAGGATTAGCTTTCTTCTTGCAAATAAGATTTATGGGTCTTTGGCACGACTAATTTggaactaatatatatatatatatatatatatatatatatatatatttatatcttaTTGTTTTTTCCTCATTCAGTTGCACGCACCGTATTACTTTTAATAGGTCTAATGTGCTTAAATCCTGTTATATAGCAGTCAAATGCTGACATGTTTTTTTCTGCAGTCCTGAGGTGGTCAATTGCTCCGCGAAAACGGGATTGGAAATGCTAACTAAACACTACGCGGATGCTGTTGGGTTCAATGTTGTGTACTTCTTGCCTGATAGTGAACAGGATTTTGCTTCATATACAGAATTCCTGAGGTACCTCGGTTCAAAGGATCGTGCTGGCGTTGCAAGATTTGATGATGGAACAACCTTGTTCTTGGTTCCACCTTCTGACTTCCTCACGAAGGTTCTGAAAGTTGCTGGTCCAGAACGTCTTTATGGGGTGGTTTTAAAGTTTGCACATCATGTACCTAGTGGCACATCCTTGCCACCAGGGTCCAATCAACCTCAGTATGTCGATGCACCACGGATAACATCCTCTCAAGCTGCGTATGATGCAATGCCATCTGTGGAAAGGGTTTCACAGATGAACTATAATCAGGTTACCCGAGAAGATAAGCTGCCTTTTAAAGAATTTGCTTCTCTAACTGATGCATACCCCAGAAATCCTGTGCAGCCAAGTAATACTGCAGCATACCCCGGGAATCCTGTACACCAAAGCAATACTGCAGCACCAACCCAAGCAGGGGTCTCTTTAACACCTGAACTTATTGCAACCCTAGCAAAGATGCTACCAGCTAACAAGTTATCAAGTGTGGAAGGAACAACCGCGCCTGCAGGACCTTCTGCTGGTATGCCTGCATCAGATGTTGTTGTTGCACCTGGAAAAGTGCAGCAACAGTCTTGGAGATATGAACAGCAAGCTCCTGGTCAAGCTGCCGATCACATGGCACAGTTTGGTAGCCAGTTTAACAACCAAACACAAGTTTTCTCACAGCTTCAAGCTCATCCGCAAGTCTTGAACACGCCTAACCCTTATTCTCAAGGGGCTACTAGTTTTAGCCAAATGCAAGAGCATAATCTCAACTTGCAACCACAAGGCGGTCCTCCTCAGACATTGACCATCATTTCTCAAGGTGCACAGCTCTCAGCCCAGCCCCATGTTGATCGGCAACTTCAGTTTGGAAGACATCAAGATGCTGTGAGTGGTTCTGGGATAGCTCATGGCACAGATGCCTTAGGACATTATGGTTCATCTGTTCAACAATCAACAAATCTTGCTTCATTGCCCAACCAAACTCATAGTGCTAATGTTTCCCAGCCACAAGCTGGCATGCCTGTTGCCTCTGGGATAGGGCTTCCAACTCAAATGCAGCAGTTGCAATCTGCACTTTATGGGTCTGTACAGGAGGGATCGGATGCTGAGGGTGACAAGAACGAACGCTACCAGGCAACTCTAATGTTCGCAGCTAATCTCTTGTCGAAGATACACCAGCAGAAGCCAAGTAGTCAAAGTGGGCAAGGGTCGGGCAATCATTGAGAAGATCTCCTTGAGCTAGGTAACTGTTCAACTCTTGATTTGTGGAttgctttttatttttcctttcgaGCTATTTTTGTGCTTGATGTGTTCTCTCCCGTCTTTCTAACTAGTTATGTGGTTTCAGTGTCTAGTTCATctcttttatcctttttttcttaaaaaaaaaaaaaaaaaaaaaaaaaaaaaaaaaaagaactgcCACTGTCCTTGGAAAGAGAGAGGGATCAATGTTCTAGATAGTAATTCTCTTTGGAAGTGTAGATCTTCAGTATCTGTAGGCCTGGAGATGAAAAGTGTAAATCTAGACTCGTGATGGTTTTGGTGTAAAGTTTAGTATCAATGATAAGTTTTGCTAGAAATGAAAAGCTTTAATGGTTGCCGAAAGATTGTGAAAGTTGGAAGGTTTGCTTGTGAAAGTGGTTTATTAGTGGAGGTTTTCTCTCTAGTCTTGTGAGAAATTGTCCAGGAGTGACGTATAGTTATTTTAATAggagaaagtaaaaaaaatgttCATTGACATTACAGCAAGGCTCCATATTCAATTGGTTTCTCAGTGGGTCATAGATGTCTAGCATGTACGGTTTGCAGCAGCCCTCCATGTTTAGGTTGAGCGTTAGTGGCGGCGTAGCAGTTGTATTCTggacttagagcctgtttggatgggcttaacagcttataagctgctttttttaagctaagccaaatgggccaacttatttttttgggcttattttaagcacaaaatggcttataagttggccagccaaacacttaTAAGCtataagccaaacgggctcttattGGCCTTTTCCCTTGATGCTCTGGATTCTGTAGATCAGGTGAACCTCAGTTTTGATCCTCTCTTTTCCTGTGGCATACTTCTTTTTGTGAGGCAGTCTCTTTTCTTCGGCATGACCATTTTATATGTATTGCTAGTCTTTGCCATGTTCATTAGTTTAACATTTTTACAGCTTCGCCTTTATGTGCTTCAAACTGACATAATATGATCTGTTAAATACTGCCATCGTCTTATTGGTTTAGTGTGAGCATTTCTTCGTTTTTGCCTGTGTGATTATCCTATTTTCTCACATTTGGATACTTTTTCACCAAATTTTTGCTGCTACTTTTATTTCGGTCTCACATTGTTTATATGCATTAGTTAGGATGGCATAGCTTGGTGGTTTATACTCATATGATATTGTAGCTTACTTTTAAGATATGATGAGATTCAGTATTTCGACTGtagtttatttatattttgctaTTAGTAGAATTCAAATAACAAATGCTTACCATTACTAAGTTGAGTTTTAAGGAACCTTTTTTGGATTGAGTTGTAAATTGGCGTTATGGACCTATAATTCGACTGAATCCTGAAACATATATTCCTGCATTCTTAAATATGCCTgctctttaatatatatatttagaaatataCTAAGATATGTGAGATACAAACTCATTACAAATACCCAAATCTCTACGCAAGAGCAGTAGGCAAATATTGATGTATATATTTTCAGTAATAGAATTCTCTATATCCAGACAACAAGAAGTCACAGTTCTCTTTTTACCTATAAGAGCCAAAAAGACACGCAAATAAAAGAAGAGGTAATCATTTTTACCTTTCCACACCGCTACAAAGTTAATGGAATACATCTTTTACAACTACATGAATAAATGGATACAGCTATTTGTCTATGCAATTAGTTTCAACAAACCTGCCGACGGTTGAAATGTTATCTTCCAAGTCAATAATGGATTAGACTCAATCACTTAATGTTCTCTCAAATTAGTGGCTCTTGTCCCGCTTGCTTCTCCCCTCCCGCACCCCAAAGAAAACCACATACTATATAGTCAAAAACTATTGTTGATGCACCTCTTCGACAATGTGATGCGAGTACAGCAAACTAAATCATTATCAAAGTTGATAGGCTAGAAGCTAAGCAGGTTCTTAAGTTAACTCTTTGGAGGATTTTTGGCTTTTCAGGCGATTGTAGCTTAGCTTGCTTCAATAAACCACGAAAAATTCAAGTTTGGGTTAGGCAAAAGAGTCGGCACATAAGAATGATAATTTCCGACTTTCCTTTAGTGTAAAACAGAATAGCAAAAAGATGTGGATAAATGGTAGTATGAGAACTTTGTAAGCTTAAGAAAATGGACGGATAAGAACTAGAAATGAAAGAGTACCTTTTAAACTATAATATGACTCACTATTATATGAGACGTAACTGTGTTCCTGAAAAACTGTTTGCTGGTAACAACTTAACATCATGGTTTGTTGGATCACTATAGATGTCTTTCAATCAGATAGATGAGATCCCTTGGTgcttattttccatgttcgttAGGCAGAACTTTATTGAGCTCGAATCTACTGTTGCAAATACAAATCTTCTTCATGTTCCAAAACTCGACTCGCCCTTTGAAGGGGATGAATGCTTTGTTAGTATAGGCAATTTAGAGTTAAAATTGGAGGACGTGTATGGTTTAGTTCCATTGTATACTTGGTGGAATCTGACATCACTAAACCTTTCGCATGGGCTTAACAGACTCCGGAGGGGCGTATCTTATGATTTAGGGGCTTCATCCCTCTTAAGTCTCTACTCTCTAGAGTGTTTATGTAAATGGTTTAAAAATGACAGATTTCACTAGCTTACAAATgcggcttcttttttttttctttttttttgttttttttttccgagaATGCCGAATGCAACATACCgtcctttttcttcctttcaatgGATAAGAATAATCCTGGGAAGTATAGCTAGTAAAATAATACACTGTAGGTCAAAAAAGGCGCTTGTTCTGAAACTACTTCTTTGTTATAACCTTCTTACCGTTGGTTCATTTCTAAGGTCCATATGAATACATTTTTATGGATCTTGGGTTTCTTGTTGAATAGATATTTTAGGTGCGAAAAGTCTTCCAAAAACAGCAGCTGGTGAGTGctgagttttatttttaaacactGCTCATCTTCGGTTTGGATAAGTGGTGGTCCAACAGATCACTTGGGTGTCCAACACCTAAGGACGTGGCTACTGTGGTCAACTCCTTCCGTTTCAAGTgtcttattttccttataaaaattatttaaataataatatccCTTTTATATATTTGGCGACTCTAATTCAAACATTTTACTTGGTTTGTTTAAGATTCAAACAAGATTTTGATACTATATTACAGGCatcattatttttatattataagaTCCAaaaagtttttcttattttcttcaccTCCTATCTAGTCAAACTACTTAAATG
This window harbors:
- the LOC132051736 gene encoding flowering time control protein FPA; amino-acid sequence: MAPPVETPSNNLWVGNLAPDVTDADLTSLFQKYGPIDSVTSYSSRGFGFLYFKNMNDAKEAKDALQGSFFHGNALRIEFAKPAKPCKSLWVAGIGKSVSKEELEDQFKGFGKIQEFKFIRDRNTAYVDFARLEDAAEALKHMNGRKFSGEQIRVDYLRSQPTRREQGPEFREMRDGQYPNRSIGHPDSRLIPQDFVRSYSDPMHAGFKRQHPFQLPAGQRVDGQPSKVLCISYPPSVHVDEDMLHNAMILFGEIDGIKTFYDRNCSLVEFRSVEEAQRAKEGLQGKLFNDPRITIEYSSSGPAPGRDFLEYQPSIMGPAPDFYPNENPFQPAQMGMFGHNQPMLASGRLPPYGNHGPDVPARPLGMQGRFDPVISGPELSDLPLPHKLRDASPHDMMRGPNWKQASPTPGMLSSPSSRSALPGWDALDSSQLPRETKRSRIEGAYDSPFGNNVPSGPVTVGTLDARSTPAQGHSGHGYVWRGVIAKGGTPVCHARCVPIGESIESEIPEVVNCSAKTGLEMLTKHYADAVGFNVVYFLPDSEQDFASYTEFLRYLGSKDRAGVARFDDGTTLFLVPPSDFLTKVLKVAGPERLYGVVLKFAHHVPSGTSLPPGSNQPQYVDAPRITSSQAAYDAMPSVERVSQMNYNQVTREDKLPFKEFASLTDAYPRNPVQPSNTAAYPGNPVHQSNTAAPTQAGVSLTPELIATLAKMLPANKLSSVEGTTAPAGPSAGMPASDVVVAPGKVQQQSWRYEQQAPGQAADHMAQFGSQFNNQTQVFSQLQAHPQVLNTPNPYSQGATSFSQMQEHNLNLQPQGGPPQTLTIISQGAQLSAQPHVDRQLQFGRHQDAVSGSGIAHGTDALGHYGSSVQQSTNLASLPNQTHSANVSQPQAGMPVASGIGLPTQMQQLQSALYGSVQEGSDAEGDKNERYQATLMFAANLLSKIHQQKPSSQSGQGSGNH